The Amycolatopsis jiangsuensis nucleotide sequence GCCCTGCTCCCGGTCGGCGGCGGGCTGCTCGTCGCGGCGCTGGGCTGACGCCGCTCACGACGGGGCGAGCTGGCGTTCAGCGCGGGCGGCTGTGCCGACCGCGATCGCCGCACCGGCCAGCGCGAGCCACACCACCACGGCTGCGATCAGCCACGTCCAGCCGGTGCGGCCGTAGATGACGCTGCCGACCGCCCCGCCGACGCTGCTGCCGAGGTAGTACATCAGCGTGTAGAGGCCACCGACCTGGCCGCGCGCGTTCTCCGGGGCCTCGGCGGCGGCCCAGCCGTTCGCGATCGAGTGCGCGGCGAAGAACGCGGCCGTCAGCACCACGAAGCCGAGCACGATCAACGGCAGCGCATCGGAAATCGTCAACACGCCACCGATCGCCATCGCCAGCAGTACGCCGAGGATCGCCCGCCGTCGTCCGACGCGAGCGGCGAGCCGGCCCGCGGTGGCCGAGGAGACCGACCCGAGTGCGTAGGCGAGGAACACCAGCGACGCGACCGCGGGCGTGAGGTTCAACGGCGCACCGGTGAGCCGGAAACCCGCCGCGTTGTACAGCGCGACGAAGGAGCCCATACCCAGCAACGCGACCGCGTACTGGGCAAGAAGCACCGGCTGGCGCACGGCGGCGAGCAACCCCGCGCCGACGTCCCGGAGGGTCTGCCGCTCGCCTCCCGGCCCGCCGTCCGACCGCGGCAGCGCGACCACCGTCACCACGGCACAGACCGCCGAGACACCGGCGACCACGTACAGCGCCCCGCGCCAGCCGAGTGGACCGGCGGTGAACCCGGTGGCCAGGCGTCCGGTCATGCCGCCGATGGAGTTGCCCGCGATCATCGCGCCGACCGCCGCGGCGACCCCGGCTCTGCCCAGCCGTTCCGCGAGGTACGCCGTGGCGACTCCGGGGAATCCGGCGATCGCGACCCCCTGCACCGCGCGGAGCACGAGCAGCAGCGAGTAGTCCGGCATGAGCGGCAACAGCAGTCCGAGCACCGTGGAAAGCACCACGGACGCGAGAATCACCGGCCGCCGTCCGACCACTTCGGACAGTGCCGCGATGGGCAGCACGGAGATGGCGAGGGCGCCAGTGGCCACGCTCACCGCGAGCGAGGCGCTCCCCGGGTCGAGGTGGTACTGCGCGGCGAGCTGCGGCAGCACCGGCTGCGGCGCGTAGAGCAGGGCGAACGAGGTGAAACCGGCGGCGGCCACGGCGACCTTGACGCGGCGGGCAGGACGGACGGAGATGGTCACCGAATCGAAAGTAAGCCGTGCTAAACAATGCGTCCAATACGTCTGTGGCCGATAATTCATGCTGTGGTGGATGAAAGACTGACTGCGCAGCTCGCCCCGCATCTGCTGTTGCTCGCCACGCTTCGGGAGACCGGGAACGTCACCCGCACAGCGGAGCTGCTGGGGGTGCCGCAGCCGACGGTCAGCCGGCGGCTGGCCGCGTTGAGCCGTTCACTCGGTGCTCCGCTGACCGTGCCGGACGGCAGGGGCGTGCGGCTGACCCGGGCCGCCGAACTGCTCGCCGAAGCCGCGGAGCGGGCGCTGACCGCGGTCGATGCCGGTGCCCGGCTGGCCCGCGAGGAGATCGAACCGGCGAGCGGCCGGATCGTGCTGGGGTTCCTGCACCTGCTCGGCCGTGCCCTCGTACCGGAGCTGCTGCGCGGCTACCGCGCGCACGCGCCCGGCGCCCGGTTCACCCTCGTCCAGGGCTCCCGGCAGGACATGCTGGACCGGCTGACCGCGGGCGAGCTGGACCTGGCGCTGCTCGCCCCGCTGCCGGAGGACGAACGGCTGGAGTCCGTCGCGCTCGACGAGCAGCCGATCGTGCTTTCGGTCCCCGCGGGACACCGTCTGGCCGGCCGACGCACCGTGCGGGTGGCGGAGCTGGCGGACGAGCCGTTCGTGCTCCTGGAACCGGGCTACGGCCTCCGCCGCATCACCGACGACCTGTGCGCCGCCGCCGGTTTCACGCCGAAAGTCGCGTTCGAAGGCCAGGAGTCGGACACCGTACGCGGCCTCGTCGCGGCCGGGCTGGGAGTCGCACTACTGCCACTGTTCGAACCCGGCACCCCCGCCGGAGTCACCGAAATCACCCTCACCCCACCAGCCAGCCGCACCATCGGCCTCGCCTGGCGCACCGGCGAACCACAACCACCCGCCGTCCACAACTTCCGCAACCACGTCCTCGCCAGCCGCCGGGATCACCCGGCGTAGGAAGCCGCCAGCTCCACCAGCGTTCGCGCCGCGAATCCCGATGCGCCGGGGACCACGTCGTCGTATGCCTTGTCCGCACGGGCCGGGCCGGCGATGTCCAGGTGGGCCCACGGCAGGCCCTCGGTGAACTCCCGCAGGAACAGCGCCGCCATGATGCCGCCCGGGCCGCCGGGTGCCTGGCGCACATCACCGAGCGTGCCTTCCACACCGCTCGCGTAGTCCTCCACCAGCGGCATCCGCCACCACGCCTCGCCGACACGGGCACCGGCCTCGACGACGCGTTTCGCGATCGCGTCCTCGGTCGCGAAGACGCCTCCGGTGCGCAGTCCGAGGGAAACCTTCATCGCGCCGGTCAGGGTGGCCACGTCGACCACCAGGTCCGGCTTGAAACGTTCGATGCCGTACGCCAGCGCGTCGGCCATCACCATCCGGCCTTCGGCGTCGGTGTTGCCGACCTCGGTGGTCCGGCCGCCGTAGTGCCGCACGATGTCGCCCGGCCGGTACGAACCGCCGGACACGTGGTTCTCCGCCGCCGGGACCAGCGCGGTCACCCGCACGGGCAGGCCGAGCTCGGCGATCGCGCGCACCGCGCCGAGCACGGCCGCCCCGCCCGCCATGTCGGTGCGCATCAGGTGCATTCCGTCGTTCGGCTTCAGCGACAGGCCACCGGTGTCGAACGTGATGCCCTTGCCCACGAGCAACAGGTGCTGCGCCGCGCTACGCGGGCGGTAGTCGAGTTCGATCAGCCGCGGCGGCGAGGCGGAGCCGCCGCCGACCGCCAGTACGCCGCCGAACCCGTTCTCCGCCAGCCACTTCTCGTCCCGCACGGTCACCCGTACCGGCTCCCCGACGACCTTGGCCGCGGTGTTCGCCAGCCACGCCGGGTTCTTCACATTCGACGGGGCGTTCGCCAGGTCCCGGGTGAACGCGGCGGCCGCGGCCAGCGTCCGCACCCGCGCCACCTCGCGGGCGAACTCCGCCGCCGGACCGTCCCCGGCGATCAGCCGCACCGCCGGCACCGGCGGCTTCGGCTCGCTCGCGGTGACCACGAAGCGGTAGCCGCCCAGCGACAAACCGGTCGCCAGCTCGCCGACCTGCGCCGCGGTGACGCTCTCGGGCAGCGTCACCTGCACTGTCCGGATCGGACTCTCCGCCGCCGCGTCGCGCAGCGAGCGCGCCAGCGCCGCACCGGCGCGGCGGAAGTCCTTCGGCTCGCCTTCCCCGATTCCCGCGACCCAGCGCGGTGAATCCCCGTCTTCGGCGAGCTCGCGCACCTCACCGGCACGCACCGCCTCTTCACCCTCGGCGGGCGCCGCGGCCAGCGTGGCTCGCGGGATCCCTCGCCGGGCCGCGGCGACGACCTCGATCTCGGGCAGTTTCGTGGGGACGGCTGGTAGTGGATTACGCACAGCGAGCTACCTTCGGGCGCAGACGAACCGCGACCCCGGCCTCCAGCGGAGACCGGGGTGCACATCGGACAGAGTGGATGGAGCCGGAATCAGCCGGTGACCTCCTGCAATGCCACGCCGAGGTCCTTCGCTTCCTCCGCGGACAGTTCGACGACCAACCGGCCGCCACCCTCCAGTGGCACCCGCATCACGAGGCCCCGCCCCTCCTTGGTCACTTCGAGGGGACCATCTCCGGTCCGGGGCTTCATGGCCGCCATAGCGTGCTCCCTCCGTCTCAACCGGCGCGCCCGGGTCGCGCACTCCCATGCCAGCCGGGTCCAGGACTCCATTGTCCCTCATCAGCGGCCGGGCGCGAACGCGGACCGATCATTTGCGGACGCATCCGTGCTGGTATGCCGCCCGGCGGGGGTGAAAGACTCGGCGGCGGACCGACTCACCGCCCGCAGAGGAGCACCAGTGACCACATCCGAAGTCCTGCTGTCCGCCGACGCCGACGGCGTGCGCACGCTGACCCTGAACCGGCCGCAGGCGTACAACTCGCTGACCGTCGAGCTCAAGGAGCGGCTGCTGGCCGAGCTGCGCGCCGCCGCCGAGGACGCCGGCGTGCGTGCGGTCGTGCTCACCGGCACCGGCAAGGCGTTCTGCGCCGGGCAGGACCTGAAGGAGCACGTGGGGCTGCTGCAGGCGAACGACCCGGCGCCGCTGAACACGGTCAGCGAGCACTACAACCCGATGGTCCGGGCGATCATCGGCATGCCGAAGCCGGTGATCGCGGCCGTGAACGGCACCGCGGCCGGGGCGGGCGCGGCGCTCGCCTACGCCTGCGACCTGAGGATCGCGGCCGAGTCCTCGTCGTTCCTGATGGCGTTCGCGAACGTCGGTCTCGGACCGGACTCCGGTGCGTCGTGGACGTTGCAGCGGCTGATCGGTCTCGGCCGCGCCTCCGAGCTGATGCTGCTCGGGCGCAAGGTCGACTCCGCGGAGGCGCTGCGCATCGGGATCGTCGGCGAGGTCGTGCCGGACGAGGAGCTGACCGCACGCGTACAGGCCGCGGCCACGAAGCTGGCGGCCGGCCCGACCGTGGCCTACTCGAAGATCAAGCACGTGCTTGCCGTGGCCGCGCAGTCCTCTCTGGACGAAGCGCTGGAGGCGGAGGACGCCGCGCAGGGCGCGCTCGGCAAGACCGCCGACCACGGCGAAGCCGTGGAAGCCTTTGTCACCAAGCGCAAGCCGGACTTCCAGGGCAAGTGAGACCTCGTGAGTGCTGACGCCGGTTAGAACCGGCTTCAGCACTCACGAGGCGCGGAAGCAGTCCCGGAGGTGGTCGTCGACCATGCCGGTCGCCTGCATGAGCGCGTAACAGGTGGTCGGGCCGAGAAAGGCGAAGCCGCGCTTCTTCAGGTCCTTCGCCATCGCCTTCGACTCGTCGGTCACCGCGGGCACGTCGGCGAGCGTGCGCGGACGCCGGTGCTTCTTCGGGGCGAACGACCACAGCAGCTCGTCGAGCGGACGGTCGAGGTCGGCGATGGCACGGGCGTTGTTCACCGCCGCCTCGATCTTCGCGCGGTTGCGCACGATCGACGCGTCCTGCATCAGCCGAGCCACGTCGGCCTCGCCGAACCGGGCCACCTTCGCCGGCACGAAGCCATGGAACGCCTTCCGGAAGTTCTCCCGCTTGCGCAGGATGGTGATCCAGGACAGCCCGGACTGGAACGATTCGAGGCACAGCCGCTCGTACAGCTCCGGCTCACCGTGCAGCGGGAAGCCCCACTCCTCGTCGTGGTAGGCCGCGTAGTCCGGCGCCGAGTTGCCCCACGGGCAGCGCGCCACCCCGTCGTCGCCGAGCAGGTCGGTCACTGCTGGTCCCCCATCGAATAGTTTTCCGCGAACCGCGCGAACTGCCGCAGCGACTGCCGTACGCCGAGCGCGAACGCCGGGCGCACCACCGGCCAGCCTGCCCGGCCGACGACTCCGAACGGCAGGCTCAGATGTTCCGCCCAGACCAGCGTGCAGTCCCCCGCGCCCTTCGCGACCACCTGGAAGGTACCGGTGCCGCGCACGATCCGGCCGAGGTGGCGCACGGTGCACCGCAGCGGCGGCTCCCACGAGGTGATCTCCATGGTGTCGGTGAAACCGACCCCGGCAATCCCGGTGAACGCGGAGAGCCGGGAGCCCACGCTGCGCCCGTTGCCCTCGGTCACGCGCACCGACGTGCCGAGCATCCATTCGCCCTGGCGGTTCCAGTCGGTGAGCGCGAGCCAGGTCGTACCGGCGGGTGCCGCGACGTCGACCGACAGGACCAGGTCACTCACCCGCGGGCCCCCGGTGCGCGCCGCCGGCCTTCGCCGCCTCCAGCCGGGCGACGTGCGCGCGCAGCTCGTCCAGCTCCCCGCCCAGCCGGCGCAGCACCCAGTCCACTTCGGACATCTTGTAGCCACGCAGCACGAGCTGGAACCGCACCTGCCGCACGTCGTCGCCGTGGATGTCCTCGGCGGGCAGCCGGGTGGGCGAACTGCCCGGCGGCAGCGGGGCGAGTTCCTCGCCGCGGCCGAACACCACCGCGGCCAGCAGGAACACGACGGCGGCCACCAGCAGCATGACTACGAGGTAGATCAGCGCGGTCGTCACCTCCCGATCGTGGCACACCGGTGCGCGCACCGTCGCGTGAGCACGCCCGGGTCCACTTCGGACGTGCTCAGCTCCCGGCGCGCCCGGCCAGCACCTCCCGCATCGGCGGCCGTCCGGCCAGCGGCACCTCGGTCACGTCCGGCAGCCATTCCCCGGACACCGGCACGAACTGGGTGAACCGGTCCGTTTCGCCGGCCGGCATCCCGGAGCGCTCCAGCGCCGCGGCGAGGATCTGGCGGGACATCACGCCCAGTTGCAGCAGCGACCGGTTGCGGTGCTTGCGCACGCCGAGGTTGACCTGGGCGAGCGCGTCCAGTCCGTAGCGGGCCTCGGCGTCCATCAGCAGGCCGATCTCCACGCCGTACCCGCCGGCGAACGGCACCGTTTCGAGGAATTCGCGGGTGCCCGCGTACTCGCCGCCCAGCGGTTGCACCAGTTCGGCCAGCGCCGGGCGCAACGCGGACAGCACCGGACGGGCCAGCAGCTCGGTCACCCGGCCGCCGCCGGTGCTCTCCAGCCGCAGCGGACGGCGGTAGAAGCCCTTCACCAGGTGCACACCCGTCTCGGTGAGCATCGGCCCGAGCAGCGCGGGCACGAACGACGGGTCCGGGTCGACCAGGTCGGAGTCGAGGAACACGAGCACGTCGCCGGTGGTCGCGGCCAGCGAACGCCACAGCACCTCACCTTTGCCCGGACGCGGCGGCACCTCCGGCAACACGTCCTCGCGCCGCACCACCCGCGCTCCCGCGGCGGCGGCCACCTCGGCGGTCGCGTCGGTGGAGCCGGAGTCGACCACGACCAGTTCGTCCACCACGGTGCCGAGCAGCGGCCGCACCGAGGCGACCACTTCGGCAACGGTCTGCTCCTCGTTCAACGCCGGCAACACCACCGACACCGTGCGGCCCCGCTTCGCCGCCAGGATGGCCGCGGTGCTCCACCCGGGCTCCTGCCAGGTGCGCCGCTCGAACCAGCTCATGGCGGCGATCGTGCCATGCTGGAGTCGGTGCCCGGTCCACCGGAGGGAGAACTCTTGCTGTCCCTGCTCGTCCGCTTCGTGCTCGGCCCGCTCGTCCGCGTGCTCTACCGGCCGCGGGTCGAGGGGGTGGAGAACGTGCCGGGACACGGTCCGGTGCTCCTGGCCGCCAACCACCGGGCGGCGCTGGACACCGGTGTGATCACCTTCACCACCCCGCGCAAGGTGCGTTTCCTCGGCAAGGCCGAGTACTTCACCGGCAAGGGCCTCAAGGGCCGGTTCATCGCCCGCTCACTCGACGCGCTCGGGTACGTGCCGGTGGAACGCGGCAACGCGCAGGCCGGGCTGGCCGCGCTGGAAGCCGGCCGCAAGGTGCTCGAGGACGGCGGCGTCTTCGCGATCTACCCGGAGGGCACGCGCTCTCTCGACGGCCGCCTGCACCGCGGGCACACCGGCGTCGCGGCGCTCGCGCTGTCCACCGGCGCGAAGGTGGTCCCGGTCGCGCTCTTCGGCACCGAAGGCCTGCAGCCGGACGGCGCCCGGATCCCGCGGCCGGCGAAGATCCGGGTGCGTTTCGGTGCTCCGCTGGACTTCTCCCGTTACGAGGGCATGGAGTCGGCGTCGGCGATCCGCCGTTCGGTCACCGACGAGATCATGTACGCGATCCTCGAGCTGTCCGGCCAGGAGTACGTGGACAGCTATCACAAGAGACCGGACGACAAGTCCGCCTGAACCGAGGAGAAACCCGTGGGCGCGGTCATCCTGCACAGTGTGGTGTCGGTGGACGGCTTCATCGCGGACGAGCACGACGACGTCGGGCCGTTGCACGAGTGGTACTTCGGCGGGGACACCCCGATCCGGCCGGCCCGTGACGAGCGGCAGTACGACCATTCCGGCGCCGGAAGCGACTTCCGGGTGTCGAGCGCCTCGGCCGGGTACGTGCGGGAGATGTGGGCCTCCCTCGGCGCGATCGTCCTGGGCCGCAGCCTGTTCGACCTGGTGAACGGCTGGGAAGGCCAGCCGCCCGCCGGGGACCACCTGGTCGTGGTGTCACACCGGCCCAAGCCCGAAGGCTGGCATCCGGAGGCGTCCTGCCACTTCGTCGGCGAGGTGCCCGCGGCGATCGCCAAGGCGCGAGAGCTCGCCGGGGAACGCGCGGTCGCGGTGAACGCCGGCCAGGTGGGCGGCCAGGTTCTCGCGGCCGGGCTCGTCGACGAAGTGGCGATGGACGTGGTGCCCGTGGTGTTCGGCACGGGCAAGCGCTACTTCGGTGCCCTCGAAGGCCGGCAGCTGCTGGCCGATCCGCATGTGGTCATCCAGGGCGAGGGCGTGCTGCACCTGCGGTTCAAGGTGCGGCGCTGATCCCGGTGAGCTTGTCCACCAGTTTCGCCGCGTCAGCCTCCACGGTCAGCAGGGCGCGGGTGTCCTGGCGCAGGAAGCCTTCGGTGACCATGTGGTCGGCGAAGGACACCAGCTGCGCGTAGTACCCGCCGACGTCCAGCAATCCGATCGGCTTGCTGTGCAGCCCGAGCTGGGCCCAGGTCCACACCTCGAACAGCTCCTCCAGCGTGCCCGCACCGCCGGGCAGCGCGACGAACGCGTCGGACAGTGCGGCCATCTTCGCCTTGCGCTGGTGCATGTCGGCCACCACGTGCAGTTCGGTGAGGCCGCCGTGCGCGATTTCCACGCTGGAAAGCACTTCCGGGATCACGCCCTGTACTTCGCCGCCCGCGGCCAGCGCCGCGTCGGCCACCACTCCCATGGTGCCCACGCTCGCGCCGCCGTAGACCAGCCCGATCCCGCGCTGCGCCAGCAGCTTGCCGACTCCGGCGGCGGCTTCGGCGTACTCCGGGGAGAACCCGGTGGACGAGCCGCAGAACACACAGATCCGCATCAGTGCGTGTCCTCCCAGGCCTGGTAGGACTCCTGAACCACGCGTACCGCGTCGTCGATGTCGTCGGTCAGGTGCAGCAGCTCCAGGTCCTTCTCGCCGATCTTGCCGCCGTCGAGCACCGATTTGGCGATCCAGTCGTAGAGCCCGCCCCAGTACTCGGTGCCGAAGAGCACCACGGGGAACTTGGTGACCTTCTTCGTCTGCACGAGGGTGAGCGCCTCGAACAGCTCGTCCAGCGTGCCGAACCCGCCGGGCAGGCAGATGAAGGCCTGCGAGTACTTGATGAACATGGTCTTGCGGGCGAAGAAGTAGCGGAAGTTCACCCCGAGGTCGACCCACGGGTTCAGGCCCTGTTCGAACGGCAGCTCGATACCCAGCCCGATGGAGAAGCCACCGGCCTCGGCCGCGCCGCGGTTCACCGCCTCCATCGCACCCGGCCCACCACCGGTGATCACCGCGAACCCGGCCGAGGCGAGCGATCCGCCGAGCTTGCGGCCCAGCTCGTACTCCGGGTTGTCCCGCTTCGTACGCGCGGA carries:
- a CDS encoding leucyl aminopeptidase family protein, producing MRNPLPAVPTKLPEIEVVAAARRGIPRATLAAAPAEGEEAVRAGEVRELAEDGDSPRWVAGIGEGEPKDFRRAGAALARSLRDAAAESPIRTVQVTLPESVTAAQVGELATGLSLGGYRFVVTASEPKPPVPAVRLIAGDGPAAEFAREVARVRTLAAAAAFTRDLANAPSNVKNPAWLANTAAKVVGEPVRVTVRDEKWLAENGFGGVLAVGGGSASPPRLIELDYRPRSAAQHLLLVGKGITFDTGGLSLKPNDGMHLMRTDMAGGAAVLGAVRAIAELGLPVRVTALVPAAENHVSGGSYRPGDIVRHYGGRTTEVGNTDAEGRMVMADALAYGIERFKPDLVVDVATLTGAMKVSLGLRTGGVFATEDAIAKRVVEAGARVGEAWWRMPLVEDYASGVEGTLGDVRQAPGGPGGIMAALFLREFTEGLPWAHLDIAGPARADKAYDDVVPGASGFAARTLVELAASYAG
- a CDS encoding SRPBCC family protein, giving the protein MSDLVLSVDVAAPAGTTWLALTDWNRQGEWMLGTSVRVTEGNGRSVGSRLSAFTGIAGVGFTDTMEITSWEPPLRCTVRHLGRIVRGTGTFQVVAKGAGDCTLVWAEHLSLPFGVVGRAGWPVVRPAFALGVRQSLRQFARFAENYSMGDQQ
- a CDS encoding enoyl-CoA hydratase-related protein, with product MTTSEVLLSADADGVRTLTLNRPQAYNSLTVELKERLLAELRAAAEDAGVRAVVLTGTGKAFCAGQDLKEHVGLLQANDPAPLNTVSEHYNPMVRAIIGMPKPVIAAVNGTAAGAGAALAYACDLRIAAESSSFLMAFANVGLGPDSGASWTLQRLIGLGRASELMLLGRKVDSAEALRIGIVGEVVPDEELTARVQAAATKLAAGPTVAYSKIKHVLAVAAQSSLDEALEAEDAAQGALGKTADHGEAVEAFVTKRKPDFQGK
- a CDS encoding LOG family protein — encoded protein: MSEQSEFPDGQYPERPVERHKGPVVLRRDRRDQGSTTDQRLLDSRGPSDWVHTDPWRVLRIQAEFVEGFGALAEVPRAVTVFGSARTKRDNPEYELGRKLGGSLASAGFAVITGGGPGAMEAVNRGAAEAGGFSIGLGIELPFEQGLNPWVDLGVNFRYFFARKTMFIKYSQAFICLPGGFGTLDELFEALTLVQTKKVTKFPVVLFGTEYWGGLYDWIAKSVLDGGKIGEKDLELLHLTDDIDDAVRVVQESYQAWEDTH
- a CDS encoding dihydrofolate reductase family protein → MGAVILHSVVSVDGFIADEHDDVGPLHEWYFGGDTPIRPARDERQYDHSGAGSDFRVSSASAGYVREMWASLGAIVLGRSLFDLVNGWEGQPPAGDHLVVVSHRPKPEGWHPEASCHFVGEVPAAIAKARELAGERAVAVNAGQVGGQVLAAGLVDEVAMDVVPVVFGTGKRYFGALEGRQLLADPHVVIQGEGVLHLRFKVRR
- a CDS encoding LysR family transcriptional regulator, which gives rise to MRPIRLWPIIHAVVDERLTAQLAPHLLLLATLRETGNVTRTAELLGVPQPTVSRRLAALSRSLGAPLTVPDGRGVRLTRAAELLAEAAERALTAVDAGARLAREEIEPASGRIVLGFLHLLGRALVPELLRGYRAHAPGARFTLVQGSRQDMLDRLTAGELDLALLAPLPEDERLESVALDEQPIVLSVPAGHRLAGRRTVRVAELADEPFVLLEPGYGLRRITDDLCAAAGFTPKVAFEGQESDTVRGLVAAGLGVALLPLFEPGTPAGVTEITLTPPASRTIGLAWRTGEPQPPAVHNFRNHVLASRRDHPA
- a CDS encoding DNA-3-methyladenine glycosylase I — translated: MTDLLGDDGVARCPWGNSAPDYAAYHDEEWGFPLHGEPELYERLCLESFQSGLSWITILRKRENFRKAFHGFVPAKVARFGEADVARLMQDASIVRNRAKIEAAVNNARAIADLDRPLDELLWSFAPKKHRRPRTLADVPAVTDESKAMAKDLKKRGFAFLGPTTCYALMQATGMVDDHLRDCFRAS
- a CDS encoding lysophospholipid acyltransferase family protein; the encoded protein is MLSLLVRFVLGPLVRVLYRPRVEGVENVPGHGPVLLAANHRAALDTGVITFTTPRKVRFLGKAEYFTGKGLKGRFIARSLDALGYVPVERGNAQAGLAALEAGRKVLEDGGVFAIYPEGTRSLDGRLHRGHTGVAALALSTGAKVVPVALFGTEGLQPDGARIPRPAKIRVRFGAPLDFSRYEGMESASAIRRSVTDEIMYAILELSGQEYVDSYHKRPDDKSA
- a CDS encoding MFS transporter — its product is MTISVRPARRVKVAVAAAGFTSFALLYAPQPVLPQLAAQYHLDPGSASLAVSVATGALAISVLPIAALSEVVGRRPVILASVVLSTVLGLLLPLMPDYSLLLVLRAVQGVAIAGFPGVATAYLAERLGRAGVAAAVGAMIAGNSIGGMTGRLATGFTAGPLGWRGALYVVAGVSAVCAVVTVVALPRSDGGPGGERQTLRDVGAGLLAAVRQPVLLAQYAVALLGMGSFVALYNAAGFRLTGAPLNLTPAVASLVFLAYALGSVSSATAGRLAARVGRRRAILGVLLAMAIGGVLTISDALPLIVLGFVVLTAAFFAAHSIANGWAAAEAPENARGQVGGLYTLMYYLGSSVGGAVGSVIYGRTGWTWLIAAVVVWLALAGAAIAVGTAARAERQLAPS
- a CDS encoding DUF3117 domain-containing protein → MAAMKPRTGDGPLEVTKEGRGLVMRVPLEGGGRLVVELSAEEAKDLGVALQEVTG
- a CDS encoding DivIVA domain-containing protein, translating into MTTALIYLVVMLLVAAVVFLLAAVVFGRGEELAPLPPGSSPTRLPAEDIHGDDVRQVRFQLVLRGYKMSEVDWVLRRLGGELDELRAHVARLEAAKAGGAHRGPAGE
- a CDS encoding LOG family protein; its protein translation is MRICVFCGSSTGFSPEYAEAAAGVGKLLAQRGIGLVYGGASVGTMGVVADAALAAGGEVQGVIPEVLSSVEIAHGGLTELHVVADMHQRKAKMAALSDAFVALPGGAGTLEELFEVWTWAQLGLHSKPIGLLDVGGYYAQLVSFADHMVTEGFLRQDTRALLTVEADAAKLVDKLTGISAAP
- a CDS encoding glucosyl-3-phosphoglycerate synthase produces the protein MSWFERRTWQEPGWSTAAILAAKRGRTVSVVLPALNEEQTVAEVVASVRPLLGTVVDELVVVDSGSTDATAEVAAAAGARVVRREDVLPEVPPRPGKGEVLWRSLAATTGDVLVFLDSDLVDPDPSFVPALLGPMLTETGVHLVKGFYRRPLRLESTGGGRVTELLARPVLSALRPALAELVQPLGGEYAGTREFLETVPFAGGYGVEIGLLMDAEARYGLDALAQVNLGVRKHRNRSLLQLGVMSRQILAAALERSGMPAGETDRFTQFVPVSGEWLPDVTEVPLAGRPPMREVLAGRAGS